Below is a window of Agathobacter rectalis ATCC 33656 DNA.
GTCTTTTTTTGATTCCGCAAACTCGTAATCTGCCATACAGCGAACAATATCGTCATAATATTTTTTCCTGCAGGATACAATCATCGATATAAAAAACACACCTATCACTAAAGAAATTAATATCTGAACCAAATCCAGCGAGCTGTCATTCTGGTCATAGCTTGCGGCAACAACCACCGCAGACATAAACATGATTACATCAAATATCGTTAATCTGCCCGGATTCACGCTGCCCAGATAATTGTCAAATGAAGTACAATACAAAATACCTGCCATTACAAGCATCTCACACATATAATAGACTATTCCTGATACTGTCAGAGTCTTATCAGGCCTGATTATTGCTGTGATTAATATAGGTAAAAGCAGCACTATATACGACACACGGAATCTGTATTTGAACATTTTTTGTATATAATGCTGTCTTTGTTCTCTTGAATACGGAGCCAGATACATATACTGTGGCAATTCGAATGCGCTTCTATTATGATTGCTGAAAATGGAAAAAATGCTGATCATCAAATTGTATATATACATTACCTGATTCAGGCCTCCAAATGAGCCTTCTGTAATTCCAAGCCAGAATAATGGTATCATAACTATGGTCAAAACAAGCTCCCGCCTGCTGCTATCCAAAATATTTTTCCACAATATTTTCGGCATTTTCCTTTCCCCCTTTCACCAGATAATGTATCAGCTCCCTGATATCCGGAGTATGCTCTTGAAGCTCTCTGTCTACCAGAATACATTTATCCCTTATAACCATGGCAGTGGAGCTGTATGTGCCTTCTTCCATGTAAACCACTGCTTCCCTGGGTATCAGCTTACATTTATATACAGGTCCTGTAACTATCCGAAAATGCTCACACGCAGCATCCTTAGGCTTAAAAAACAACAGCCTCCCTGCCTGCATATATGCAATATAGTCTGCTATTCTGTCCAGATCCTCCGTAATATGAGAAGAAATGATAATGCTTTTTTCACCATCCGACACAAGCTCTGTACACAGCCTTAAAAAATCCTCCCTGAAGTGCTTGTCAAGCCCTGCAGTAGGCTCATCGAACAAAAAAAGCTTTGCTCCATACGACAGTGCAAATGCAAGCTGCGCTTTGATTTTCATACCTTTGGACAGTTTTTTGTATTTCTGCTTTCTATCAAGGTTAAATCTTTCAAGATATCCCAGATACTTTTCCATATCAAACCTCACATACATCTGCCCATAGTATTTTCCGAGCTTTTCGAGATTTATATTCTCATCAAAAAATCCCTCATCACCTACTACCGCTATTACTTCCCTGGCGGCTGCCTCATCGCTGTTTAAATTGTGTCCATCTATCACTATGTCTCCTGTTGACCTATACAATCCCATCAGGCAGCGTAAAAGAGTTGTCTTGCCTGCTCCGTTTTCTCCTACAAGGCCGCATATATAACCCTTTGGCAAATGAAACGATATGTTTTCCAGATGAAACCTGTCCTCCCCGGACATTTCCTTATCCAATTCACGAACCCTTAGCATAACTCTCTCCTTTGCTTTCCCACAATTAAAATAGGTGTGCATATACTGTATATACAAATATATACAGTATATGCACACCTTTGTCAAGATATATTCTAAATATTTATGTACTACGACCAATATTACAACTCAATCAAGAAAAGAAATGCCAGTCCATAATAGGTCACAACCGCCACCAGATCATTCACCGTCGTGATAAGCGGGCCTGACGCAACCGCCGGGTCAATCTTTATCTTGTGGAAAAACATCGGAATCACAGTGCCCACAAGGCTTGAAATTGCCATTGCCACAAGCAGTGAAACTCCTACACAGCCTGATACCGCAAATGCTCCAAACCATGTGTAGCCCTTGAACAGATGCACATATATTCCCAGAAATACAAGTGCCATTATTCCAAGCAAGCCACCATTTACAAGGCCTATTCTTACCTCTTTTACTACAAGCAAAAGCTTCTGCTTACCGCTTAGATTCTCATCCATGAGCACTCTGATTGTGACAGCCAGTGACTGTGTTCCTACGTTTCCTGCCATGTCAAGTACCAGCGACTGGAAGCAGATGACTATCGGCAAAGCCGCTACCACATTCTCAAATATTCCGACTACGGAAGACACTATCATTCCCAAAAAAAGCAGGATGATAAGCCATGGCATTCTCTTTTTCATGCTCTGCAGTGTGGTCTCCTTCAGATCCTCCTCTGCGGTCAGTCCGGCGAGCTTTGCATAGTCCTCACCCATCTCATTGTCTACCATCTCTACAATATCATCAGATGTGATGACACCGAGGATATGCTTATCCTTTGAGAGCACCGGAATTGAATCCTCAGCGTAGTCCTTGATTGTGTCGATACAATCATCGATTTTCTCATGGTCTAGTACATATGGATATGAATGGGCTATAATGCTTTCCAGATTCATGCCCTCCCTGGCTGTGATTAAATCCTTTAAATCGATAGCTCCCGCAAAGCATTCATCTGAATCAACCACATATATAGTCATGATATTGTCGTTTTCGCCCGCCTGCCTCACGAGCTGGCTCATAGCCTGCTTCACTGTCAGGCCACCCGGAATACAGATGTAGTTGGTTGTCATATAGCTGCCTATTTCATCATCGTCATATGACAGAAGCATCCTGACATCCTTTTCCGCTTCCTCATCCAGATGCTCTACAATCTCCTTCTTGTCCTCATCCTCCAGATTTTCAAGCAAATCGACAGCATCATCCGAATCCATCAGCGATACTACCCTGGCAGCCTGCTCCACAGACAGCTCATCAAAATAGGCCTGCGGCTCATCAAGATATGCAAAAATCTCCGCTGTCCGCTGTGTTCCAAGGAGCCTGTAAAGACGTTTGCGCTCCTTCTCGTTCATTCCTGCAAGCATATCAGCAATATCATTCTCATGATAGTCTGACAAAACCTCCAGAATTTCCTTATCCGTTTTGTGGCTTCTCAATAGAACAAGAAGCTCTTCGTATTTCTTTGTATTCATCTCCATTTCTCTCCTTTCTCATTTCCGATAGCATTCTCCACATAAAATAAACATATGTGGTTCTCCAAAATCCCGGGATTTTGGAACATAAAAATTACTCCATGATAGAAAGGACGAAACCCGTGCACTCAATAAATTTGCGCACGAAAAAAGCACCTAACGGTGCTCTGATATATAAACAAGTATGCATTTGTGCACAGCAAAATACAGCACGGCGTAAGCCGATATTCCTTAATATGCCTACACTGTACCTCTAAAAACTGTCCGGTGATGAATCCTTCCACGGACAGAATCCACTATGCCTGCCAATACAATACTCACTTGTATATCAGCACCGATGTTGTTCTTACTTCGCCCAAGACCATCACTACTGTCCATGAAATTCACCTCCATACTTAGATTCTTAATTTCTACAATTAAAGTATTAAATTCGGTATACATCACCGGCCTGCAGATATCTGTCACGTCCGTAAATCCTACCAAACTCTTAACCGTAGAAATTGTATCATCAATATACACAATTTTCAACCCATTAATTATATCTTAAGACACACCATACCTACATTTTACAAGCACGAAGCGTAACACACGCGACAATTTTACCACAACGTAAGGGGCGTAGGTCCCGGGTCTCGGTGTGGAGTGGCGGCGTGTGCTCTCGTGTGAGCGCATAGCGAAGCTGCCTAGATACTGTAGAAATTATGCCCATGAAACGCAGAAATGCCCCGCCAAGGACGGCGGGGCAAGGATTATATGCGCCATGGACGGCGCATATACTCCGGTTTCGTCAAGCATAGAAACCCTAAAAAGCATAATTTCGTACAGAATCTTGGCTGCGAAGCGTAGCGAACGCGAGAGTACACGCCGCTACTCCACACTGGGACCCGGGACCTGCGCCCCGTCCACCCAAGAAAAAATTCATTAAAATCTACTGGTTCTCTGTCGGTTCATCTGTCTCCGACTCACTGTCGTGCTCCACTGCAGGATCCACATATGTATACGTATTCTCAGACTTTCTGAAAATGGTATCACTAGATCCAACCTGGCACACAGTTATCTCATCACCATCACTGATGTCTTCCTTATTGATAGCAAGCACACCTGCTGAGAGATAAGTCGAAGCCACCTTGGAGTCGTTGATATAAACCTTACTCCAGTTGGTAAAGTTGTGACCGTAAATATATACTGTATCACTGGTCGATGAATCAGACACATTTGTGATGTCCACCTTGTCAATTCCCATGACAAGATCTGAAGCCGGATATAGATCTGTGCCGTTGTAGCAGTAGCGCTTTCCATAAAGGATATCGTACTGTAACAGGTCAAGTCCATCCTGATATGATGCCTCATCTGTACTGTTCATCTGAGTCTGATGATAGTTCATGATAGTTCCCTCATGGATACCTACAGTGTCTGTAGTCTGGGCAAGAAGCTGGTAAGCATAAAGGTCAGCATCCTCCTTTGGCAGTCCCATGTTGTTCCATGTGATGTACTTTGTCTTGTAGATATCACCTGACTTCATATCAGAATCCTGAAGTCCCATTGTAGGGAGGTGATCGCCAAACATAACAACGATGGTGTCCTCATCTCTCTTAGAAAGCTCATCTGTGAGCTCCTTGATGAAGCGGTCAGCCTCGTTGAGCTGGTTTACATAATATGTCCAGGCATTTTTCATGCCCTCGTCCTCAACACCTGATACGGTGTATGTAGGATTTTCAATAACAGGCTCCTTTGGATAGTCACCGTGAGTACCAACTGTGATGATATAAGTAAAATCAGACTGATTTGGTGTAGCATCAAAGGTCTTCATAGTCTCGCTGACGAGAATATCATCTGTAGGCCAGCTTCCGTTTGGAGTGTACTCTGTGATATTCATGAGCTCCTTGCTTGTAAAGGTATCAAAGCCCATCTTAGAAAATGCATTGGTACGGCTGTAGAAATTACCGCCGTTGTTGTGCACTACATGTGTTGCATATCCAATCTTAGATAAATCAGAGGCAATGCTCTCGCAATCTGTCTGCTTTAAGATAGTCTTGTATGGATACTCTCCTGTACCGAAATACTGCATGCTGAGTCCTGTAAGCATCTCAAACTCTGTGTTAGCAGTTCCTGCTCCGACTACAGGTACATTCAGATATCCGCTTGAATAGTTTTTCTCAAGCTCATGGAATGTAGGAATAGGATCCTCATTCACCTGAAGGAAATTAATCTCGTCTGGGTCACAGAATGACTCTAGAAGCACACAGATGATGTTTGGACCGGTCTTTCCGTCCACTGTGGTGGTCTGCTTCTGAGAATTGACCTTCTGCTCTACATCTTCCACATTCTGCTTATTGTAGTCCTCCGGCTTTTTCATTCCACGGTCCACTACAGTAGATGAGAATGAGTATACAAAGCCATAATCATCATAGCCCTGGGCGATATTTGAATAGTAGCTGGCAACCACATTGGTATTCTGTGCCACATTGGTTGTGACCGGGATTGCTACGAAAAGCAATGCTAAAAATGCCACTGAAATGCCTGCATAACGGATTTTTCCTGTATATTTAGGCCCCTTGATAAAAAGTGCCACAAGAAACAGTGCAAATGCACCAAGTCCAACTACAACTATTGTAGCCTGCTGCGCTGTGAAATAGCTGGTATTGTTCATGGCTAAAAGCTCCGGAATACACTTTAAATCAGTATAACCAAACGGTGTGACACGGTTTGAAAGCACACAGCCGTTGATGATTCCGAGGATAGTCCAAAAGCCTGTAATTATTACCCTTGCAAAAGCTCTGCGCCTGAACAGATACACAAGTGAAAATGATACAAACACTAAAAATGAGTTGTACATGAACGCAAGTGTATGTGCATCTACGAACTTACATGCAGAGATAAAACTCCTGCGCGAGATAATCTCCACTATAAATACGATAGCCATAGCTATGATTGCATGGAATAAAAGCGAATATTTATTTAAAAAATCAATTCTGCGATAATATTTTTCTGAATGAATCTTGTCTTTCTTTACAAAGAGCTTTTGTTTAATGACATTCAATACATCAAATATTTTCTTCATATTTTCCTCCTATTTGCCTTTCTTTTACCTTCTCTTTACTACATGATAATATAGACAAAAATATGCACAAAAACAAGGGCATTTTTTTATAAAAATTGACGTTAAAATTATTGTTTTTGGGTAAATATTGATAATAAAATTAACTCTTTTTCCCTATTTTGGTTGTTTTCGTAAATTTTGAGTATAAAAACTATTGTTTAATCCGTGGGTAATATGATTATGAAGCCAATGGATTGAAATGTAAATAGGGAAATCGCATATTTAAAGAAAGTTTAATATTTAATAGTGCGTGGCGAATGCCACAGATTCAGGTGCCGCAGACCACACACCCAGCAGCTACGCTATGCGATTAAGATTCTGTACGAATTATGCTTGAAGGTTTTCTATTAAATACAGGCATATATACCGCACCCGGCGGATATATGCCTGCTTCATTACGAAATATTTAAATGCGCTCAAGTACTTCTGTTGCTTTTGCGAGGTGGTCGTTTTCTATGCTGTAGAAATCTCCCTTATCGGCGATAGCTGCATATGATGTATCGAGCGGCAGCTTGCCAAGTACCGGTACTGAAAGCTCTTTGGCGATCTCGTCTATATGGCTCTCTCCAAAAAGCTTTATCTCCTTGCCGCAGTCAGGACATTTGAGATAGCTGAAGTTTTCTACCACACCAAGCACTGTGATATGCATTGCCTCCGCCATGTTGTAGGCCTTTTTGACAATCATATTGACAAGCTCCTGTGGTGATGTGACGATTACGATTCCATCTACCGGGAGGGACTGGAATACGGTGAGAGGTACATCTCCTGTTCCCGGTGGCATATCAACGAATAGATAGTCTATATCGCCCCATGCTGTCTCGTTCCAGAACTGTTTTACTACTCCGGCAATGACTGGGCCTCTCCAGATAACCGGATCCTCCTCGTTGTCCATGAGCAGGTTTACTGAGATGAGCTTGATGCCCTCTTTTGTCTCATACGGATGCATCAGGCCGTTTTCGTCTCCGAGTATCTGGTCATGTGCGCCAAACATCTTTGGTATTGACGGTCCTGTGATATCGGCATCAAGGATAC
It encodes the following:
- a CDS encoding Mrp/NBP35 family ATP-binding protein yields the protein MPENSSCSSAGSCTKSSCEGCPSHNGGPQSFLVEQNKFSNIKHVIGVVSGKGGVGKSFVTSSLAVNMAKKGYKVGILDADITGPSIPKMFGAHDQILGDENGLMHPYETKEGIKLISVNLLMDNEEDPVIWRGPVIAGVVKQFWNETAWGDIDYLFVDMPPGTGDVPLTVFQSLPVDGIVIVTSPQELVNMIVKKAYNMAEAMHITVLGVVENFSYLKCPDCGKEIKLFGESHIDEIAKELSVPVLGKLPLDTSYAAIADKGDFYSIENDHLAKATEVLERI
- a CDS encoding LTA synthase family protein; translation: MKKIFDVLNVIKQKLFVKKDKIHSEKYYRRIDFLNKYSLLFHAIIAMAIVFIVEIISRRSFISACKFVDAHTLAFMYNSFLVFVSFSLVYLFRRRAFARVIITGFWTILGIINGCVLSNRVTPFGYTDLKCIPELLAMNNTSYFTAQQATIVVVGLGAFALFLVALFIKGPKYTGKIRYAGISVAFLALLFVAIPVTTNVAQNTNVVASYYSNIAQGYDDYGFVYSFSSTVVDRGMKKPEDYNKQNVEDVEQKVNSQKQTTTVDGKTGPNIICVLLESFCDPDEINFLQVNEDPIPTFHELEKNYSSGYLNVPVVGAGTANTEFEMLTGLSMQYFGTGEYPYKTILKQTDCESIASDLSKIGYATHVVHNNGGNFYSRTNAFSKMGFDTFTSKELMNITEYTPNGSWPTDDILVSETMKTFDATPNQSDFTYIITVGTHGDYPKEPVIENPTYTVSGVEDEGMKNAWTYYVNQLNEADRFIKELTDELSKRDEDTIVVMFGDHLPTMGLQDSDMKSGDIYKTKYITWNNMGLPKEDADLYAYQLLAQTTDTVGIHEGTIMNYHQTQMNSTDEASYQDGLDLLQYDILYGKRYCYNGTDLYPASDLVMGIDKVDITNVSDSSTSDTVYIYGHNFTNWSKVYINDSKVASTYLSAGVLAINKEDISDGDEITVCQVGSSDTIFRKSENTYTYVDPAVEHDSESETDEPTENQ
- a CDS encoding ABC transporter ATP-binding protein, translated to MLRVRELDKEMSGEDRFHLENISFHLPKGYICGLVGENGAGKTTLLRCLMGLYRSTGDIVIDGHNLNSDEAAAREVIAVVGDEGFFDENINLEKLGKYYGQMYVRFDMEKYLGYLERFNLDRKQKYKKLSKGMKIKAQLAFALSYGAKLFLFDEPTAGLDKHFREDFLRLCTELVSDGEKSIIISSHITEDLDRIADYIAYMQAGRLLFFKPKDAACEHFRIVTGPVYKCKLIPREAVVYMEEGTYSSTAMVIRDKCILVDRELQEHTPDIRELIHYLVKGGKENAENIVEKYFG
- the mgtE gene encoding magnesium transporter; protein product: MNTKKYEELLVLLRSHKTDKEILEVLSDYHENDIADMLAGMNEKERKRLYRLLGTQRTAEIFAYLDEPQAYFDELSVEQAARVVSLMDSDDAVDLLENLEDEDKKEIVEHLDEEAEKDVRMLLSYDDDEIGSYMTTNYICIPGGLTVKQAMSQLVRQAGENDNIMTIYVVDSDECFAGAIDLKDLITAREGMNLESIIAHSYPYVLDHEKIDDCIDTIKDYAEDSIPVLSKDKHILGVITSDDIVEMVDNEMGEDYAKLAGLTAEEDLKETTLQSMKKRMPWLIILLFLGMIVSSVVGIFENVVAALPIVICFQSLVLDMAGNVGTQSLAVTIRVLMDENLSGKQKLLLVVKEVRIGLVNGGLLGIMALVFLGIYVHLFKGYTWFGAFAVSGCVGVSLLVAMAISSLVGTVIPMFFHKIKIDPAVASGPLITTVNDLVAVVTYYGLAFLFLIEL